A part of Anaerotignum faecicola genomic DNA contains:
- the rph gene encoding ribonuclease PH — translation MNRFDGRKTDELRPVKIIKDFTRYAEGSVLIEWGNTKVLCNASVEESVPPFKKGSGEGWVTAEYSMLPRATATRNKRDINKLKLNQRSTEIQRLIGRALRAAVDFTELGERSITVDCDVLQADGGTRTASITGGFVALAMACRKLVAEGLIEKMPLHRYISAVSVGVVDGVAMADLCYEEDSAAEVDMNIIMTDEGNFVEVQGTGEHGTFTQEQLLELLALGRKAAGELKQLQQAALDGLELS, via the coding sequence ATGAACCGTTTTGACGGAAGAAAGACAGATGAACTGCGTCCCGTAAAAATCATCAAGGATTTTACGCGCTACGCGGAGGGGTCTGTGCTGATAGAATGGGGCAACACAAAGGTACTTTGCAACGCCTCCGTAGAGGAAAGCGTGCCGCCCTTTAAAAAGGGGAGCGGCGAAGGCTGGGTAACGGCAGAATATTCCATGCTGCCTCGCGCAACCGCAACAAGAAACAAAAGGGACATCAATAAGCTGAAGCTGAATCAGCGTTCCACGGAAATTCAGAGACTGATTGGCAGAGCCTTGCGTGCGGCAGTGGATTTTACGGAGCTGGGCGAAAGAAGCATTACGGTGGACTGCGATGTTCTGCAGGCGGACGGCGGCACCAGAACGGCATCTATCACAGGCGGCTTTGTTGCACTGGCAATGGCGTGTCGGAAATTGGTAGCGGAGGGGCTGATTGAAAAAATGCCCCTGCACCGTTATATTTCCGCGGTAAGCGTTGGTGTGGTAGATGGCGTTGCCATGGCGGATCTTTGCTATGAGGAGGATTCCGCGGCGGAAGTGGATATGAATATTATCATGACGGATGAAGGAAACTTCGTAGAGGTGCAGGGCACAGGGGAGCATGGCACCTTTACGCAGGAACAGCTTCTGGAGCTGCTTGCGCTTGGTAGAAAGGCGGCAGGCGAATTGAAACAGCTGCAGCAGGCGGCGTTGGATGGTCTGGAATTGAGCTAA
- a CDS encoding XTP/dITP diphosphatase gives METIIFATKNKGKIKEINEILADMDVNVISMEEAGITIDVVEDGKTFEENAMKKAVQVMEIGGKITLSDDSGLEIDYMDKAPGIYSARFMGEDTPYPERFKAIFEKLNGVPEEKRTARFVSCIAAAFPDGRRLVSYDTVEGIIGYEAKGENGFGYDPIFYVPEKGKYMAELSSEEKNAISHRGKALRKMKEMLKKEL, from the coding sequence ATGGAAACGATTATTTTTGCAACGAAAAATAAAGGGAAAATCAAGGAAATCAACGAAATTCTGGCGGATATGGATGTAAATGTCATTTCCATGGAGGAAGCAGGCATTACGATTGACGTGGTGGAGGATGGCAAGACCTTTGAGGAAAATGCCATGAAAAAGGCAGTGCAGGTGATGGAAATCGGCGGCAAGATTACCCTGAGCGACGATTCCGGTTTGGAAATCGACTACATGGATAAAGCCCCCGGCATTTATTCCGCGCGCTTTATGGGCGAGGATACGCCTTACCCCGAACGCTTCAAGGCGATTTTTGAAAAGCTGAACGGTGTGCCGGAGGAAAAGAGAACGGCGCGCTTTGTCAGCTGTATTGCGGCAGCATTCCCTGATGGCAGACGTTTGGTCAGCTATGATACCGTTGAGGGCATCATCGGCTATGAGGCAAAGGGCGAGAATGGCTTCGGCTATGACCCTATTTTTTATGTACCGGAAAAGGGAAAATATATGGCAGAGCTTTCTTCCGAGGAGAAAAATGCAATCAGCCACAGAGGAAAGGCACTGCGCAAAATGAAAGAAATGCTGAAAAAGGAACTGTAA
- a CDS encoding Lon protease family protein: MEKPFELAYTELKKGCFPEELSFRTTAEIKPLEGVIGQERAVKAFDFGLAVKMKGYNIYMAGPSGTGKTTYARNSTEKLAQTEPVPYDWCYVYNFQNPRSPLALCFEPGQGKQFKEDMAELVQLFKTELQKAFRAEDYETQKNTLEHSFDEKRDALMAEMSAVAEQYSFQVKTTNAGVFFMPVVEGKAVGEDEYDDLSEDVKNKIEKNSQMVQEKAGSIMRELRDMDKESKRQTDQLDYKTGMFAIGHHVNAVQEKYQEYERVISYINAVQEDVLENISQFVEEEEDGEDSLASLLPMLGKKPAEDVTLKYKVNLIVDHSDSKGAPIVVTFNPTYNNLVGEVEYDSEFGNLTTDFMKIKGGLFHKANGGYLLVQAQDILSTPQAWEALRRVMKTREINMDSIREQLGAVVAPTLKPEPIPANIKVIMIGSSYYYELLNEYDEEFDKFFKIRADFDYEMPRTDENIRKIAQFIKRFVDREGCMEFDVSAVCAIVEYSSRTAERQDKLSTRFNHLAEILCEAVTWAKLEGAELVTAAHIQKTIYEKEQRMKLYEEKLDEMLEENVIMIDTEGAEIGQINGLAVLDMGNYAFGNPSRITATTYVGKSGIVNIEKEARLSGQTHDKGVQIITGFLGQTYAQNFPLSLSCRVCFEQNYNGIDGDSASSTELYCILSSLAELPIRQDLAVTGSVNQKGEIQAIGGVTHKIEGFFDLCRKRGLTGTQGVIIPVSNVKDLVLKDEVVQAVKDGLFHIYPISKIDEGIELLMGLSAGKKNKTGNFPANSVHGRVMKKLKAFDKRAQGEEE, translated from the coding sequence ATGGAAAAACCATTTGAATTGGCGTATACAGAGCTAAAGAAAGGGTGCTTTCCTGAGGAACTGTCCTTTCGTACAACGGCGGAGATCAAGCCTCTGGAGGGGGTCATCGGGCAGGAAAGAGCCGTAAAGGCATTTGATTTCGGCTTGGCAGTAAAAATGAAGGGCTACAATATTTATATGGCAGGGCCTTCCGGCACAGGTAAAACCACCTATGCAAGAAACAGCACCGAAAAGCTGGCGCAGACAGAGCCGGTGCCGTATGACTGGTGCTATGTCTATAACTTCCAGAACCCCAGAAGCCCTTTGGCACTGTGCTTCGAGCCGGGGCAGGGCAAGCAGTTCAAGGAGGACATGGCAGAACTGGTACAGCTTTTCAAAACAGAGCTGCAAAAGGCGTTCCGTGCAGAGGATTATGAAACACAGAAAAACACTTTGGAGCATTCTTTTGATGAAAAGAGAGATGCGCTTATGGCAGAAATGAGTGCCGTTGCGGAGCAGTACAGCTTTCAAGTAAAAACAACGAATGCAGGCGTATTTTTCATGCCAGTGGTAGAGGGCAAGGCAGTCGGCGAGGATGAATACGATGACCTGAGCGAGGATGTAAAAAATAAAATTGAGAAAAATTCTCAGATGGTGCAGGAAAAAGCAGGCTCCATTATGCGTGAGCTGCGCGATATGGATAAGGAATCCAAGCGGCAGACCGATCAGCTGGATTATAAAACGGGAATGTTTGCCATCGGGCATCATGTGAATGCGGTGCAGGAAAAATATCAGGAATATGAAAGAGTTATTTCCTACATCAATGCGGTGCAGGAGGATGTTCTGGAAAATATCAGCCAGTTCGTTGAGGAGGAAGAGGATGGTGAGGACAGCCTTGCAAGTCTCCTGCCGATGCTTGGGAAAAAGCCTGCCGAGGATGTGACGCTGAAATATAAGGTCAATCTGATTGTAGACCATTCCGACAGCAAGGGTGCGCCCATCGTGGTGACGTTTAACCCGACCTATAATAATCTGGTGGGTGAGGTGGAATATGACAGCGAATTCGGGAATTTGACAACGGATTTCATGAAGATTAAGGGCGGTCTGTTCCATAAGGCGAATGGCGGTTACCTGCTGGTGCAGGCGCAGGATATCCTTTCTACGCCACAGGCATGGGAGGCACTCCGCCGCGTGATGAAGACCAGAGAAATCAACATGGACTCCATACGGGAGCAGCTGGGTGCGGTGGTTGCGCCCACCCTGAAGCCGGAGCCGATTCCTGCAAATATCAAGGTGATTATGATTGGCAGCAGCTATTATTATGAGCTGTTGAATGAATATGACGAGGAATTTGATAAGTTCTTCAAAATTCGCGCGGACTTTGATTATGAAATGCCTCGTACAGATGAAAATATCCGGAAAATCGCGCAGTTTATCAAACGGTTTGTGGATAGAGAGGGGTGCATGGAATTTGATGTAAGCGCGGTTTGCGCTATTGTGGAATACTCCTCCCGAACGGCAGAGCGGCAGGATAAGCTTTCCACGCGATTCAATCATCTGGCGGAGATTCTCTGCGAAGCGGTAACATGGGCAAAGCTGGAAGGAGCGGAGCTTGTGACGGCGGCACATATTCAGAAAACCATTTACGAAAAGGAACAGCGGATGAAGCTGTATGAAGAAAAGCTGGACGAAATGCTCGAAGAAAACGTCATTATGATTGATACCGAAGGGGCGGAAATCGGGCAGATTAACGGGCTTGCTGTTCTGGATATGGGCAATTATGCCTTTGGGAATCCTTCCCGTATTACGGCAACAACCTATGTCGGCAAATCCGGCATTGTGAATATCGAGAAGGAGGCACGCCTAAGCGGACAGACGCATGACAAGGGCGTGCAGATTATTACGGGCTTTCTGGGGCAGACCTATGCACAGAATTTTCCGCTTTCTTTGAGCTGTCGGGTCTGCTTCGAGCAGAATTATAATGGTATTGATGGGGACAGCGCCTCCAGTACGGAATTATACTGCATTCTTTCTTCTCTGGCAGAATTGCCGATCAGGCAGGATCTGGCGGTGACAGGCTCTGTGAATCAGAAGGGCGAAATTCAGGCAATCGGCGGCGTGACCCATAAAATAGAAGGGTTCTTTGACCTTTGCAGAAAGCGCGGTCTGACGGGGACACAGGGGGTAATTATTCCTGTTTCCAATGTGAAGGATCTGGTGCTGAAGGATGAGGTGGTGCAGGCGGTGAAGGACGGTCTGTTCCATATTTATCCGATTTCTAAGATTGATGAAGGGATTGAGCTTCTGATGGGGCTGTCCGCCGGAAAGAAGAATAAGACAGGAAATTTCCCTGCGAACAGCGTACACGGCAGGGTTATGAAAAAGCTGAAGGCGTTTGATAAACGAGCGCAGGGCGAGGAAGAATAA
- the tsaB gene encoding tRNA (adenosine(37)-N6)-threonylcarbamoyltransferase complex dimerization subunit type 1 TsaB, translating to MKILGIDTTGQTASAALVEGDKLIAEFTMNYKLTHSQTILPMIADILERTETDKASIDCIACACGPGSFTGLRIGAATAKGFALALDKPIVAVPTLDALAYNVFETNKFICPIMDARRNQVYAAFYMWENGKLIRLTDHMAESIERVIEIAEMLEHEVIFLGDGVPVHRERLEQNPAFLFAPAHCNMQRASAVATLGAIMAEEGLAKPGNAFELIYLRKSQAEREREARLAKEEAGE from the coding sequence ATGAAGATTTTAGGAATTGACACCACGGGGCAGACCGCCAGTGCCGCTCTTGTGGAGGGAGATAAGCTGATTGCGGAATTTACCATGAATTATAAGCTGACGCACAGCCAGACCATCCTGCCCATGATTGCGGATATTCTGGAACGGACGGAAACGGACAAGGCAAGCATTGACTGCATTGCCTGTGCCTGCGGCCCCGGCTCCTTTACGGGGCTGAGAATCGGCGCGGCAACGGCGAAGGGCTTTGCGCTTGCGCTGGACAAGCCTATTGTTGCCGTTCCCACATTGGATGCATTGGCATATAATGTGTTTGAAACGAATAAATTCATCTGCCCGATTATGGATGCCAGAAGAAATCAGGTTTATGCCGCTTTTTATATGTGGGAAAACGGCAAGCTGATTCGCCTGACAGACCACATGGCAGAAAGCATTGAGCGTGTCATTGAAATTGCGGAAATGCTGGAGCATGAGGTCATTTTTCTGGGGGACGGCGTGCCGGTGCACAGAGAAAGACTGGAACAGAACCCCGCATTTTTATTCGCTCCTGCGCACTGCAATATGCAAAGAGCATCTGCGGTGGCAACGCTGGGCGCAATCATGGCAGAGGAAGGACTGGCAAAGCCGGGCAATGCATTTGAGCTGATTTATCTGAGAAAATCACAGGCGGAACGGGAAAGAGAAGCCAGACTGGCGAAGGAGGAAGCAGGAGAATGA
- a CDS encoding metallophosphoesterase family protein — MKILVLSDTHAYLENARAVLARLQGKVDAVFHLGDHDDDAVALQQEFPKLSFHYVKGNNDYRVDTPSQKLVRLGGKNLLLTHGHKQRVYWNYDTISYWAEEQGADVVLFGHTHMPLWETGGRVALFNPGSISLPRGGTLPTFGILTMEGGRIEGAIMEYWNKEHFKRIN, encoded by the coding sequence ATGAAAATTCTGGTTTTGAGTGATACCCATGCGTATCTGGAAAATGCAAGAGCGGTGCTTGCGCGGCTGCAAGGGAAGGTGGACGCGGTGTTTCATCTGGGCGATCATGATGATGACGCGGTTGCATTACAGCAGGAATTTCCTAAGCTGTCGTTTCATTATGTCAAGGGGAATAATGATTATCGCGTGGATACGCCTTCGCAGAAGCTGGTACGGCTTGGCGGAAAAAACTTGCTCCTAACGCATGGGCATAAGCAGCGCGTGTATTGGAATTATGACACGATTTCTTATTGGGCGGAGGAACAGGGGGCGGATGTTGTGCTTTTCGGACATACGCACATGCCGCTTTGGGAGACGGGCGGCAGAGTTGCCCTCTTTAACCCCGGGAGTATCTCTTTGCCAAGGGGCGGAACACTGCCTACCTTTGGGATTCTGACAATGGAAGGCGGCAGAATCGAAGGGGCAATTATGGAATATTGGAATAAGGAGCATTTCAAACGCATCAATTAA
- the tsaE gene encoding tRNA (adenosine(37)-N6)-threonylcarbamoyltransferase complex ATPase subunit type 1 TsaE, translated as MNERIETNNPEATEALGEKLGREARAGQIYCLSGDLGVGKTVFTKGFAKGLGITEHVTSPTFAIVNEYEGRLPLYHFDVYRISCEEEMEDTGYEEYFYGEGVCLVEWAELVKELIPADAVWITIEKDYTKDDDYRRITIRQEG; from the coding sequence ATGAACGAAAGAATTGAAACAAACAACCCTGAGGCAACCGAAGCCTTGGGAGAAAAGCTGGGACGAGAGGCAAGGGCGGGGCAGATTTACTGTCTGAGCGGCGATCTGGGCGTTGGCAAAACGGTCTTTACGAAGGGCTTTGCCAAGGGGCTTGGGATTACGGAGCATGTGACCAGCCCTACCTTTGCCATTGTGAATGAATACGAGGGCAGACTGCCGCTGTATCATTTTGATGTGTACCGCATTTCCTGCGAGGAGGAAATGGAGGACACCGGCTATGAGGAATATTTTTACGGCGAGGGCGTTTGTCTGGTAGAATGGGCGGAGCTGGTGAAGGAGCTGATTCCTGCCGATGCCGTCTGGATTACGATAGAGAAGGACTACACCAAGGATGACGATTACCGCCGCATCACCATCAGACAGGAGGGCTGA
- a CDS encoding N-acetylmuramoyl-L-alanine amidase family protein encodes MRHKWKRLLLTTMAVGMLSSVTAFAANVSMNLFYNGKNHAYNAKEIVVKIDGKTMTPKDMPAVAIDGRTLLPMRQIAQELGCEVTWNEEAKQAYVINDDYTLVFEMNKATGYKNGKTFTMDVPPMIVNDRTMLPVRALASALDLNIQWDDATRTVSIKTTANTTPTTPTTPTNPTTPTIPTTPTTPSVNYVTLNKVTVPASKTAEQTFSVQASGAVSSYEEVYVADNKIVLDFYGAKNGLATSLTATNSGIVTAVRTAEHTADDGTIYTRVVFDLTGKKNYTITQSADKSKLTIAFKSVTVSDIAIRHNSSTDRDIIEVGGDSALGVSVYTLSNPSRIVVDIPNAVSELDSTFDVSALEYVTAGRAAMFNDTTLRLVFEVDGMAKYSYTTDNHAMTLQIFSSSMKNMSYDTSANKLYLQKKDTIQTGSVKINDHYLDGYTDVVLPGDYSETFGSGTYDIDNGVIKSIQVSTSGGKTTIRFNQSRISCYSITEEQERYVISVKNPQDVYSKVLLLDAGHGGSDPGASGNGLTEKNLTLTIMQKVANYLDGSGIKVYVTRNSDTYPTNSSRAQSANAIADAMVSIHMNSGSAVANGTEVLYKNHSNDTGSNLTSLKLAQLIQNSIVSATGNTNRGTKLRTDLLILNTTTVPAVIVETVFISNPGDALKISQEDYQNKVAKAIADAIEEAFTYPLR; translated from the coding sequence ATGAGACATAAGTGGAAACGGCTCCTGCTGACAACGATGGCGGTGGGGATGCTTTCATCCGTAACGGCATTTGCAGCAAATGTCAGCATGAACCTGTTTTATAACGGCAAGAACCACGCATACAATGCGAAGGAGATTGTGGTAAAGATTGACGGAAAAACCATGACACCGAAGGATATGCCTGCGGTCGCGATTGACGGCAGAACGCTTTTGCCCATGCGCCAGATTGCGCAGGAGCTTGGCTGCGAGGTTACCTGGAACGAAGAAGCCAAGCAGGCGTATGTGATCAATGATGATTACACACTGGTCTTTGAAATGAATAAGGCAACTGGCTACAAAAACGGCAAAACCTTTACCATGGATGTGCCGCCGATGATTGTAAACGACAGAACGATGCTGCCTGTGCGTGCGCTGGCTTCTGCACTGGATCTGAACATTCAGTGGGATGATGCAACCAGAACGGTTTCCATCAAAACGACGGCAAACACCACGCCGACAACGCCTACAACACCGACAAATCCCACCACACCCACTATACCCACCACACCCACTACACCGAGCGTGAATTATGTCACGCTGAACAAGGTGACTGTGCCGGCAAGCAAAACGGCGGAGCAGACCTTCTCCGTGCAGGCAAGCGGTGCGGTTTCCTCCTATGAGGAGGTCTATGTGGCAGATAACAAGATTGTGCTTGATTTTTACGGCGCAAAGAACGGTCTGGCGACAAGTCTGACTGCAACGAACAGCGGTATTGTGACCGCAGTGCGGACGGCGGAGCATACAGCGGATGATGGTACAATCTACACCAGAGTGGTGTTTGATTTAACAGGGAAAAAGAACTACACCATTACGCAGAGTGCGGATAAATCCAAGCTGACGATTGCATTCAAAAGCGTAACGGTCAGCGATATTGCAATTCGACATAACAGCAGCACCGACAGAGATATCATTGAGGTTGGCGGGGACAGCGCACTGGGCGTGAGCGTCTATACGCTTTCCAACCCAAGCAGAATCGTAGTGGATATTCCCAATGCGGTTTCCGAGTTGGACAGCACCTTTGATGTAAGCGCACTGGAATATGTAACGGCAGGCAGAGCGGCAATGTTCAACGATACGACTCTGCGGTTGGTATTTGAGGTGGACGGCATGGCGAAATACAGCTATACCACAGATAATCATGCGATGACATTACAGATTTTCAGCTCCAGTATGAAAAACATGAGCTATGATACAAGCGCAAATAAGCTGTATTTGCAGAAAAAGGATACCATTCAGACAGGCAGTGTGAAAATCAATGATCATTATCTGGATGGCTATACCGATGTGGTATTGCCCGGAGATTATTCCGAAACCTTCGGCAGCGGCACCTATGATATCGATAACGGTGTAATCAAGAGTATTCAGGTTTCCACAAGTGGTGGCAAGACAACCATCCGTTTTAACCAGAGCCGTATCAGCTGCTACAGCATTACGGAGGAGCAGGAAAGATATGTCATTTCCGTAAAGAATCCGCAGGATGTATACAGTAAGGTGCTTCTGCTGGATGCAGGTCACGGCGGCAGTGACCCCGGCGCAAGCGGCAACGGACTGACGGAGAAAAATCTCACCCTTACCATTATGCAGAAGGTTGCAAATTATCTGGACGGCAGCGGCATTAAGGTTTATGTGACAAGAAACAGCGATACCTACCCCACAAACAGCAGCAGGGCGCAGAGTGCAAATGCGATTGCGGATGCAATGGTTTCCATTCACATGAATTCCGGCTCGGCAGTGGCAAACGGCACAGAGGTGCTGTATAAAAACCATTCCAATGATACGGGCAGCAATCTGACAAGCCTGAAGCTGGCACAGCTGATTCAGAATAGCATTGTCAGCGCAACAGGCAACACCAATAGAGGAACAAAGCTGCGTACCGATTTGCTGATTCTGAATACAACAACCGTACCTGCGGTTATTGTAGAGACGGTATTTATCAGCAACCCCGGCGATGCGCTCAAGATTTCGCAGGAGGATTATCAGAATAAAGTCGCAAAGGCGATTGCAGATGCAATCGAGGAGGCATTTACTTATCCCTTGCGATAA
- a CDS encoding copper amine oxidase N-terminal domain-containing protein, with amino-acid sequence MKKIIGLALVAGCLAAMPVMAQAAEFPAVDIATKCEYANGHTGFKKDDRPDEITMKKLILTETETDGFAAGAKFVFTAEGKMQFAEKEKTVVENGSVKAECYVEEGKLIVQILAADDKKQEALTLSDYTLDAENGALEVGSGVHYGLYADYEDADGKTEQTKVIENFVDANFEISTRTNWVITIPVGENSIYSGADRIALDTPAYLSKSGYTMLPLRAAVKAFDREPTKVDWNAGEKEVTILKGDVYFQMKAGEKKMLYGGNPLETSGELEIVNGRAFLPMRDWAKIFGAEKILWNDETKTATLKGSYTENRGR; translated from the coding sequence ATGAAGAAAATAATTGGTTTAGCCTTGGTGGCAGGCTGTCTGGCAGCGATGCCTGTGATGGCGCAGGCGGCGGAATTTCCTGCGGTGGATATCGCGACAAAGTGCGAGTATGCGAATGGACACACGGGCTTCAAAAAGGATGACAGACCGGATGAAATTACCATGAAGAAGCTGATTCTGACGGAAACAGAGACAGATGGCTTTGCGGCAGGCGCGAAATTCGTATTTACCGCAGAAGGAAAAATGCAGTTTGCAGAGAAAGAAAAAACGGTTGTGGAAAACGGCTCCGTAAAGGCGGAATGTTACGTAGAGGAAGGCAAGCTGATTGTGCAGATTCTTGCGGCGGATGATAAAAAACAGGAAGCGCTGACACTTTCCGATTATACGCTGGATGCGGAAAATGGCGCATTGGAGGTTGGCTCCGGTGTGCATTATGGTCTGTATGCAGACTACGAGGATGCAGACGGAAAAACTGAACAGACAAAGGTGATTGAAAATTTCGTGGATGCGAACTTTGAAATCTCGACCAGAACAAACTGGGTGATAACCATTCCTGTGGGCGAGAATTCTATTTATTCCGGCGCAGACAGGATCGCGTTGGATACTCCGGCTTACCTCAGCAAAAGCGGCTATACTATGCTGCCCCTGCGTGCGGCGGTAAAGGCGTTTGACCGTGAGCCGACCAAAGTTGATTGGAACGCAGGGGAGAAAGAGGTCACCATTCTGAAGGGAGATGTCTATTTTCAAATGAAAGCAGGCGAAAAGAAAATGCTTTATGGTGGCAATCCATTGGAAACCTCGGGGGAACTAGAGATTGTCAATGGCAGAGCCTTCCTTCCGATGCGGGATTGGGCGAAGATTTTCGGCGCAGAAAAAATTCTCTGGAACGATGAAACGAAAACCGCAACGCTCAAGGGGAGCTATACGGAAAACCGCGGCAGATAA
- the rimI gene encoding ribosomal protein S18-alanine N-acetyltransferase produces MIEIVPMAEEHIDGVVTLEEATFSIPWTRADFEREVRENTMAIYYVALMDGRVVGYAGMWHVVTEGHITNVGVLEEVRCEGIGSMLMEKLIEKALEKEMTGITLEVRMGNRPAQALYHKYGFKAEGIRKNYYPDTKEDAIIMWKYFPDAEGASL; encoded by the coding sequence ATGATTGAGATTGTCCCTATGGCAGAGGAGCATATCGACGGCGTGGTGACGCTTGAGGAAGCAACCTTTTCCATCCCCTGGACCAGAGCGGATTTTGAAAGAGAGGTCAGAGAAAACACAATGGCGATTTACTATGTGGCGCTGATGGATGGCAGAGTAGTCGGCTATGCAGGGATGTGGCATGTAGTAACAGAAGGACATATCACAAACGTGGGCGTACTGGAGGAGGTACGCTGTGAAGGCATCGGCAGCATGCTGATGGAAAAGCTCATTGAAAAGGCGTTGGAAAAAGAAATGACAGGCATTACCTTGGAGGTACGCATGGGGAATCGGCCTGCACAGGCGTTGTACCATAAATATGGCTTCAAGGCAGAGGGCATCCGTAAGAATTATTACCCCGACACCAAGGAGGATGCAATTATCATGTGGAAATATTTCCCCGATGCAGAGGGTGCGTCCCTTTGA